A window of the Zeugodacus cucurbitae isolate PBARC_wt_2022May chromosome 2, idZeuCucr1.2, whole genome shotgun sequence genome harbors these coding sequences:
- the LOC105220591 gene encoding uncharacterized protein LOC105220591, with product MGKSPRRQTSVNSPVMDSGASTSSASKPSQGSNASATVNTASDLPAGPTATGATTRASSAAAIARQDNVIAALQKRIAMLEISLSASQPQSRAETLNVGTSNNNVAAEVQSRTQLPTVQLPESQSPAIANCTVPLSQPTDIRYTPPLFAASTAAANHMYSSTILGIDTPSIHSNSTTVPTFANTSATSTQSSSLPRKLQDLPDFCGKPEDWPIFYTAFIESSAIYGYSNYENNQRLLKSLKGYAREAVKSLLIHPNNVGNIIELLKFRFGRPEQLIRSQLCQIKEIAPISENAMIKIIPFATKVCNICVFLQSAHGGDLHLSNPTLLDELVSKLPLSKRVEWASFAALLQPHATVKHFSDWLSKLANIICTVCDDPYRDSKARMVLHTVQPQRSTRCPICQEQHKVAECARFLEYSVPRRWTEAKRLRLCFACLNLGHCTRNCNRRMLCSVEGCRRVHHKLLHEVVENINSSSRQLSPPNVKTYANRKTTSPHRSLNSQQSSLEARSAVLSCSSTDNKLLFRILPVTLYGNQRRVETYALLDEGSSITMIDSALVRDLGMRGSEQSLNVQWFGGHVAQESTFVVDLFISGAGMQKQHKLRNVYVVSNLQLPVQSLNRNDLGHECGHISQLPVQPYAQVRPKLLIGLDHCHLGLPLTTMKVKGHGPFIANTELGWVVFGPTSTTLPSPISCLHVNRQADQTLHNMVAEFFDTESFGVRAAPLLESEEDIRARDVLKSTTCRVDGRFETGLIWRSNNVKLPDSYNMALKRLVSVERKMSRDVNFAAEYKSIMDSYVAKKYARKLPPAEAAVHTPTTWYLPHFAVANPNKPGKLRMVFDAAAEVSGTSLNSQLLKGPQEYRPLPSILFHFREGAVAVCGDIKEMFHQVLIREDDRCAQRFLWRGGDATQPLDVYEMCVMTFGAACSPCAANYVKKVNALEHQDEHGTNSRAVKAILDHHYVDDFVDSFSSEEEAISVSKQVRAIHMNAGFELRNFTSNSQKVVAALDGTDVTRSIGKKESFVGERVLGLFWQSSSDCFGFKLKFHNVDEAVINGERRPTKRELLSIVMSIFDPLGFLSNFVIGAKLLMRELWKHDIHWNDPLPNDINVAWVKWRKQLPEVVKYAIPRFYFRNGAPQILQLHVFVDASENAFAAVAYLRSQSSSGKIDVAFVCAKTKCAPMKPLTVPRLELQAAVLGTRLMQCIRKEHSLKIKDYILWSDSKTVIKWIQCEHRRYKPFVQHRIAEILAATSISNWRWLPTKHNVADEATRANDRTDFNPAARWSRGPPFLQQDEQGWPSEDVIVTGNDEPDEELRSKFTLVIVSHNFLDFNRFSSFRRLVRAVAWVLRFVDNCRRRVQPDRCYDLTAKEVENAKRLLCRIVQREVYATEFQSIENGHDIAHDSKLLQLSPYKDEEGVLRVHGRIDAASWLPISTRRPIILPPDHQFTKLLVLHHHSAMWHQNIEATIGDIRRSYWVPRLRSLLRNVIASCAVCRLNKATPSAPWMGPLPSDKLTPHVRPFSYTGLDYFGPVTITVRRSTEKRWVALFTCLTVRAVHLELAHDLSTDSCIIAIRNFVNRRGVPIRIRSDNGKNFVGADREAKRFTEVFNCHRLQSELSQKNIQWVFNSPFNPSEGGAWERMVQCVKRVLRQTLKEVSPKEHTLISFLIEAENVVNSRPLTHLPITVDQEQPLTPNDFILGAANTAQTPIADVDLEKTCLLRKQWRIARQLRDHFWKRWITEYLPTLTRRVKWCQRTKPLKEGDLVFICDPNVPRREWCRGRVEKVYPGIDGEVRRADIRTSGGLKRRAVSKLAVLDIDGGESG from the coding sequence ATGGGTAAGTCGCCTCGCCGCCAAACTTCTGTTAATTCGCCAGTCATGGACAGTGGTGCTTCTACGTCATCAGCATCAAAACCCAGCCAGGGTAGCAATGCATCAGCCACCGTCAATACAGCCAGTGATTTACCAGCCGGTCCTACAGCCACAGGAGCCACCACTCGAGCATCATCAGCTGCTGCCATTGCACGCCAGGATAACGTGATCGCCGCTCTACAAAAACGTATCGCCATGCTAGAGATTAGTTTGTCGGCCTCCCAGCCACAATCACGTGCTGAAACGCTCAACGTGGGTACATCAAACAATAATGTTGCCGCCGAGGTTCAATCGAGAACACAATTGCCAACGGTTCAATTGCCAGAATCGCAGTCGCCAGCTATAGCTAACTGTACAGTACCATTGTCACAGCCTACCGATATCCGTTACACGCCGCCGCTATTTGCTGCAAGTACCGCTGCTGCAAACCACATGTACAGTTCTACAATTTTAGGGATCGATACTCCTTCGATTCACTCTAATTCAACGACTGTTCCTACATTCGCCAATACAAGTGCTACGTCTACTCAGTCATCGAGTTTGCCCAGGAAATTGCAGGATTTGCCAGATTTTTGTGGAAAGCCGGAGGATTggccaatattttatacagctTTCATAGAGTCAAGTGCAATTTATGGGTACAGCAATTATGAGAACAACCAACGATTATTAAAGAGCCTAAAAGGATACGCGCGTGAAGCAGTCAAGTCACTGCTAATCCATCCGAACAATGTCGGtaatataattgaattattaaagtttCGGTTTGGGCGCCCTGAGCAGTTAATCCGCAGCCAGTTGTGTCAGATAAAGGAAATCGCACCTATATCGGAAAATGCCATGATCAAAATTATACCGTTTGCAACGAAGGTATGTAACATTTGTGTCTTTTTACAATCTGCTCATGGTGGTGACTTACATTTGTCAAATCCTACGTTACTCGACGAACTTGTCTCGAAATTACCATTGAGCAAACGTGTCGAATGGGCTAGCTTCGCAGCGCTTCTGCAGCCACATGCAACAGTAAAACATTTTAGTGATTGGCTCTCGAAATTAGCTAATATAATTTGTACAGTTTGTGATGACCCATACAGGGATTCGAAGGCGCGCATGGTATTGCATACAGTTCAGCCTCAACGATCTACAAGGTGCCCAATTTGTCAGGAACAACACAAAGTAGCAGAGTGTGCGCGTTTTTTAGAATATTCGGTGCCAAGAAGATGGACAGAGGCGAAACGACTTCGATTGTGTTTCGCTTGCCTCAATTTAGGCCATTGTACACGCAATTGCAACCGACGCATGTTATGTTCAGTTGAGGGTTGCAGGAGAGTGCATCATAAGCTCTTACATGAAGTTGTAGAGAATATTAACAGTTCGTCAAGGCAGTTAAGTCCGCCTAATGTAAAAACATATGCCAATCGTAAGACTACATCACCACATCGTTCACTCAACAGTCAGCAGTCATCACTAGAAGCAAGATCAGCAGTTTTAAGTTGCAGTTCTACCGATAATAAGCTTCTGTTTCGTATTCTGCCGGTTACCCTATACGGAAATCAAAGGCGTGTTGAGACATATGCACTTCTCGATGAAGGTTCATCCATCACAATGATCGATAGTGCTCTTGTTCGAGACTTAGGAATGCGCGGAAGTGAGCAGTCTTTAAATGTTCAGTGGTTTGGAGGACATGTAGCGCAGGAGTCAACGTTTGTAGTGGACTTATTTATTAGTGGTGCCGGTATGCAGAAACAACATAAACTACGCAACGTGTATGTTGTGTCGAACCTACAACTTCCCGTACAGAGCTTAAACAGAAACGATTTGGGTCACGAGTGTGGACACATAAGCCAACTTCCGGTACAGCCTTACGCCCAGGTCAGGCCCAAGCTGTTGATTGGTCTTGATCACTGCCATTTGGGATTACCATTAACAACTATGAAGGTAAAGGGGCATGGTCCATTCATTGCCAATACGGAGTTGGGTTGGGTGGTGTTTGGCCCAACATCAACTACGCTACCATCTCCTATTTCATGTTTACATGTGAACCGCCAAGCTGATCAGACACTCCACAATATGGTAGCCGAATTTTTCGACACTGAGAGTTTCGGTGTAAGAGCTGCACCCCTGTTAGAGAGTGAAGAGGACATCCGCGCCAGAGATGTTCTGAAGTCTACCACATGCCGCGTAGATGGACGTTTTGAAACGGGTCTCATATGGAGAAGTAACAACGTTAAGTTACCTGACAGCTATAATATGGCCCTAAAAAGATTAGTCAGTGTAGAGCGAAAAATGAGTCGTGATGTGAATTTTGCCGCCGAATACAAGAGCATCATGGACTCTTACGTCGCAAAGAAGTATGCACGAAAACTACCGCCAGCAGAAGCCGCTGTGCATACGCCTACTACTTGGTATTTGCCGCACTTTGCCGTTGCTAATCCCAATAAACCTGGAAAGCTACGTATGGTATTTGACGCCGCTGCTGAGGTAAGTGGAACTTCCCTGAATTCACAGCTTTTGAAGGGTCCACAAGAATATCGCCCATTGCCAtcgatattatttcattttcgcgAGGGTGCTGTTGCTGTGTGTGGAGACATAAAGGAGATGTTCCACCAAGTGCTTATACGGGAAGACGATAGATGCGCACAGCGGTTCCTCTGGCGTGGTGGTGATGCTACTCAACCTCTAGATGTTTACGAAATGTGTGTGATGACGTTTGGTGCAGCCTGTTCACCGTGTGCtgcaaattatgtaaaaaaagttAATGCGCTCGAGCATCAAGATGAACACGGAACTAATTCCCGCGCGGTCAAAGCAATATTAGACCACCATTATGTCGATGACTTCGTGGATAGCTTTAGCTCGGAAGAGGAAGCCATTTCTGTATCAAAACAAGTTCGAGCTATTCATATGAATGCTGGGTTTGAGCTTCGCAATTTTACATCCAATTCACAAAAGGTAGTAGCCGCACTCGATGGTACTGATGTCACACGTTCGATTGGCAAGAAGGAAAGTTTCGTTGGTGAGAGGGTGCTTGGCTTATTTTGGCAGTCATCGTCAGACTGTTTTGGCTTCAAATTGAAATTCCATAACGTTGATGAAGCAGTGATAAATGGAGAGAGACGCCCTACTAAAAGAGAACTTCTAAGCATCGTGATGTCTATATTTGACCCTCTAGGATTCCTGAGCAATTTCGTCATTGGAGCCAAACTACTTATGCGTGAGCTGTGGAAACACGATATACATTGGAACGATCCATTGCCAAACGATATTAATGTCGCATGGGTGAAGTGGCGCAAACAATTACCAGAGGTTGTCAAATATGCCATACCTCGTTTCTATTTTAGAAATGGTGCACCTCAAATACTTCAGCTCCATGTATTTGTTGATGCCAGTGAAAATGCCTTCGCCGCCGTTGCTTATCTTCGATCTCAATCTTCATCTGGTAAAATTGATGTTGCCTTCGTTTGTGCCAAGACGAAGTGTGCGCCAATGAAACCCCTCACCGTGCCACGCCTTGAACTTCAGGCAGCGGTCTTGGGCACTCGTCTTATGCAGTGTATTCGCAAAGAACATTCTCTCAAGATCAAAGACTATATCCTATGGAGTGATTCAAAAACGGTGATCAAATGGATTCAATGTGAACATCGACGTTATAAGCCTTTCGTACAGCACAGAATAGCAGAGATATTGGCCGCTACAAGCATATCAAATTGGAGATGGTTACCCACTAAGCACAATGTAGCCGATGAAGCCACGCGAGCAAATGATCGCACCGATTTTAATCCAGCAGCGCGTTGGTCACGGGGACCCCCATTCCTACAGCAGGATGAGCAAGGATGGCCCTCTGAAGACGTTATAGTTACCGGAAATGATGAACCTGATGAAGAACTTCGCTCTAAATTTACCTTAGTTATCGTGAGTCATAACTTTCTAgattttaatagattttcttCTTTTCGAAGATTGGTAAGAGCCGTTGCCTGGGTCTTACGCTTTGTCGATAATTGCCGTCGTCGTGTGCAGCCAGATCGATGTTATGATTTAACCGCCAAAGAAGTAGAGAACGCCAAACGCCTTTTATGCCGGATAGTACAACGTGAAGTATATGCAACAGAGTTCCAGTCCATCGAAAATGGTCATGACATCGCCCATGACAGCAAGCTGCTGCAACTTTCACCGTACAAAGATGAGGAAGGCGTTCTCCGAGTACATGGACGCATCGACGCTGCCAGCTGGCTTCCAATCAGCACACGACGTCCTATTATTCTACCGCCTGATCATCAATTTACGAAGCTATTGGTGTTACATCACCATAGCGCCATGTGGCACCAGAACATAGAGGCTACTATTGGTGACATCCGCCGCAGTTATTGGGTGCCACGACTGAGGAGTTTGTTGCGCAACGTCATTGCCAGTTGCGCTGTGTGCCGCTTGAATAAAGCTACTCCGTCAGCGCCATGGATGGGGCCGCTTCCGTCAGACAAACTCACTCCTCACGTGCGCCCGTTTAGCTACACTGGACTCGATTACTTTGGACCAGTAACTATCACTGTTCGGAGAAGTACTGAGAAGAGATGGGTTGCACTATTTACGTGTCTTACAGTGAGAGCTGTGCATCTTGAGCTGGCTCACGATTTGAGTACAGACTCCTGCATTATTGCCATACGAAACTTTGTGAATCGACGAGGTGTGCCCATAAGAATTAGGTCAGACAATGGAAAGAATTTCGTTGGCGCCGACCGAGAAGCCAAGCGATTCACTGAAGTGTTCAATTGTCATCGCTTACAAAGTGAATTATCACAGAAAAACATCCAGTGGGTGTTTAATTCACCATTTAACCCTTCGGAAGGTGGCGCATGGGAAAGAATGGTACAGTGCGTCAAGCGAGTTCTACGTCAGACTTTAAAGGAAGTTTCACCAAAGGAGCATACTCTGATTAGCTTCCTGATTGAAGCTGAGAACGTTGTTAACTCTCGTCCACTGACGCATCTGCCTATCACCGTCGACCAGGAACAGCCGTTAACTCCTAACGATTTCATCCTGGGAGCAGCAAATACAGCGCAGACCCCTATAGCAGATGTCGACTTGGAAAAAACTTGTTTGCTACGTAAGCAGTGGCGTATCGCTCGCCAATTGAGGGATCATTTTTGGAAGAGGTGGATTACTGAATATCTTCCTACATTGACCCGCCGTGTAAAATGGTGTCAACGCACGAAGCCATTGAAAGAAGGAGACTTGGTGTTCATATGCGATCCTAACGTTCCACGGCGAGAATGGTGCCGCGGTAGAGTGGAGAAAGTATACCCTGGGATTGATGGCGAGGTGCGAAGAGCAGACATACGAACTTCCGGAGGACTTAAGCGACGAGCAGTCTCAAAACTAGCCGTTCTGGACATTGATGGTGGTGAATCGGGTTGA